A window of Oncorhynchus keta strain PuntledgeMale-10-30-2019 chromosome 27, Oket_V2, whole genome shotgun sequence contains these coding sequences:
- the ccn5 gene encoding WNT1-inducible-signaling pathway protein 2: MEISRQLGDNVIALALLLCVGSLQVWCQLCPGPCQCPNPVPQCPAGVPLVLDGCQCCQVCARQQGEACSDLYVCDSQRGLQCDYSASFPGDPGECVSQEELGCELNGVSYQDGQVFQPSCATQCRCLGGGLTCVPLCPEDVNLPNPDCPHPQRVQLPGRCCKEWVCENMDNTVVQDAITASSLWPGLSGPSNCIDQSTEWSACSQTCGAGVSTRVSNKNPACRLEMQSRLCKVRPCQELQPHRNPMWARHCEPSYRSVVPVRLVHQGCYSTRVYRPRYCGQCTDARCCTPYQISTAMVAFHCPTGRRLHRAVMMIQSCVCHHNCPYSATGPYAAAPYSGSARSHRSPAVWG, from the exons ATGGAAATTTCAAGACAACTCGGTGACAATGTGATAGCCTTGGCTTTGCTGCTCTGTGTGGGTTCACTGCAG GTGTGGTGTCAACTGTGCCCGGGACCATGCCAGTGCCCCAACCCCGTGCCCCAGTGCCCAGCAGGAGTCCCTCTGGTCCTGGACGGCTGCCAGTGCTGCCAGGTGTGTGCCCGGCAGCAGGGCGAGGCCTGCAGCgacctgtatgtgtgtgacaGCCAGAGAGGACTGCAGTGTGACTACAGCGCCAGCTTCCCCGGCGACCCTGGAGAGTGTGTTA GTCAGGAGGAGTTGGGCTGTGAGCTGAACGGGGTCTCCTATCAGGATGGCCAGGTGTTCCAGCCCTCCTGTGCCACTCAGTGCCGCTGCCTGGGGGGAGGGTTGACTTGCGTGCCCCTGTGCCCTGAGGACGTTAATCTTCCCAATCCAGACTGCCCACACCCCCAAAGGGTACAGCTGCCTGGGAGGTGCTGCAAGGAGTGGGTCTGTGAGAACATGGACAACACAGTCGTTCAGGATGCCATCACAG CCTCCAGTTTGTGGCCAGGCCTGTCGGGTCCCTCTAACTGTATAGACCAGAGTACAGAGTGGAGTGCATGTTCCCAAACCTGTGGCGCTGGGGTCTCCACGCGGGTCTCCAACAAGAACCCAGCCTGTCGGCTCGAGATGCAGAGCCGTCTTTGTAAGGTCCGGCCCTGTCAGGAACTCCAGCCACACAGGAACCCCATG TGGGCCCGGCATTGTGAGCCCAGCTACAGGTCAGTGGTGCCAGTGAGACTGGTGCACCAGGGCTGCTACAGCACACGGGTCTACCGGCCCCGGTACTGCGGCCAGTGCACCGACGCCCGCTGCTGTACTCCCTACCAGATCAGCACGGCCATGGTGGCCTTCCATTGCCCCACCGGCAGGCGTCTTCACCGGGCAGTCATGATGAtccagtcctgtgtctgtcaccacaactgcCCCTACTCCGCTACAGGACCCTATGCAGCTGCACCCTACTCAGGCTCCGCACGCTCTCACCGGAGCCCTGCCGTGTGGGGCTAG
- the LOC118360037 gene encoding UDP-glucuronosyltransferase 2A2-like isoform X1 — translation MDFRVMGSCVALVPVLLLLSSLQHTSEAGRVLVYPVDGSHWLNMRILVEALHTQGHQVTILRSSTSWYVAEHSPHYTSITVPQAQPQNIESQEFMAHFLKRSLEIQRGKGSPWAFLQFCGNLFSMLRQNQEMVAELVVTMFENQTLMTDLKEAEYDLVLTDPVFPAGVLVAHYLQLPLVLNVRWHLSGEGHFAIAPSPLSYVPQIFSRNSDLMNFAQRLSNIFYHCLSYYMYRYVSNPPYQAVCDRYFAPEEVDVISLIQGADLWLMRVDFVFEFPRPTMPNVVYTGGFQCKPSKPLPAALEEFVQRSGEHGVVVMSLGTLLGGLGPEMTEVIASAFAQLPQKVVWRHLGERPLSLGNNTLLVKWLPQNDLLGHPKTKVFVTHGGTNGIYEAIYHGVPLLGIPLIFDQFDNMVRMKARGVAEVIEVTTLEVESLTQTLMGILDEEKPYRENMRRLSRLHHDRPIEPLDSAIFWLEFVMRHKGAAHLRTESYKMPWYVYHNVDVLALLLGSALLVLVLLVFSCMCLVRGLRKRRKSKLE, via the exons ATGGATTTTAGAG tGATGGGGTCCTGTGTGGCCTTGGTGCCTGTCCTTCTGCTCCTGTCCTCCCTGCAGCACACCAGTGAGGCTGGAAGGGTCCTGGTCTACCCTGTCGACGGCAGCCACTGGCTCAACATGAGGATACTGGTGGAGGCGCTTCACACCCAGGGTCACCAG GTGACCATTCTGCGCTCCTCCACCAGCTGGTACGTGGCTGAACACTCCCCCCACTACACCTCCATCACTGTGCCCCAGGCTCAGCCCCAGAACATCGAGAGTCAGGAGTTCATGGCCCACTTCCTGAAGAGGTCGCTGGAGATCCAGCGGGGCAAGGGCTCACCCTGGGCCTTCCTGCAGTTCTGTGGGAACCTCTTCAG CATGCTGAGGCAGAACCAGGAGATGGTGGCCGAGCTGGTCGTCACCATGTTTGAGAACCAGACTCTGATGACAGATCTGAAAGAGGCTGAGTATGACCTGGTCCTGACTGACCCAGTGTTCCCTGCCGGGGTCCTGGTGGCCCACTACCTCCAGCTCCCCCTGGTTCTCAATGTGCGCTGGCACCTCAGCGGGGAGGGACACTTTGCCATCGCTCCCTCGCCACTATCCTACGTCCCTCAAATATTCTCCCGCAACTCTGACCTGATGAACTTTGCACAGAGGCTGAGTAACATATTCTACCACTGTCTCAGCTACTACATGTATCGTTACGTCTCCAACCCGCCTTACCAGGCCGTGTGCGACCGCTACTTTGCCCCTGAAGAGGTGGACGTCATATCCCTTATCCAGGGAGCTGATCTGTGGCTGATGAGGGTGGACTTCGTCTTTGAGTTCCCTAGACCCACCATGCCGAACGTGGTCTACACTGGTGGGTTCCAGTGCAAACCCTCCAAGCCTTTACCTGCAGCTTTAGAGGAGTTTGTCCAGAGATCTGGAGAACACGGGGTGGTGGTGATGTCACTGGGGACTCTGTTGGGTGGACTGGGTCCAGAGATGACAGAGGTCATAGCCTCAGCCTTCGCCCAGCTGCCCCAGAAGGTGGTGTGGAGACACCTGGGAGAGAGGCCTTTGTCTCTAGGCAACAACACCCTGCTAGTGAAATGGCTGCCTCAGAACGACCTCCTGGGTCACCCCAAAACCAAAGTGTTCGTCACACACGGGGGCACCAACGGGATCTATGAGGCCATCTATCACGGAGTCCCATTATTGGGTATCCCTCTCATCTTTGACCAGTTTGATAACATGGTGCGCATGAAGGCCAGAGGAGTGGCAGAGGTTATAGAGGTTACAACGTTAGAGGTGGAATCCTTAACACAGACTCTGATGGGCATTCTGGATGAAGAGAAGCCCTACAGAGAGAATATGAGAAGACTATCACGGTTGCACCACGACCGGCCTATAGAACCTTTGGACAGCGCCATCTTCTGGCTGGAGTTTGTTATGCGACACAAAGGGGCAGCTCACCTACGTACAGAGTCCTATAAGATGCCATGGTATGTCTATCATAATGTGGATGTTCTTGCACTGCTGCTGGGCTCTGCTCTGCTTGTTTTGGTGTTGCTTGTGTTTTCCTGTATGTGCTTGGTAAGAGGATTACGAAAGAGGAGAAAGTCCAAGTTGGAGTGA
- the LOC118360038 gene encoding P2Y purinoceptor 1-like produces MKTNISCGHINMDFTHTFLPTVYISVFIVGLVGNCWGLKSLFANWKKFGNINIFVLNLGVADILYLLTLPFLFAYYSAGSHWAFGQVFCKMTRFCFNLNLYGSIGFLTCISVYRYLSIVHPLRVMGRITRGHSVVITAVVWGLVCIEIIPDMFFDKTLLNSSSGKVKCVDTTFNFSTKAYLDYSIAWTVSGFFIPLLIILGCYGHVAVVLFNNPNIDQVMKQRCLKLVIIVTLLFSVCYIPYHIFRNLNLKTRILKSNGTCEDWFAGIYIAHQVSRSLVCLNSAINPLVYIHSNENLLVHITRLWERARRSVPLLFNHRIQTQTPPL; encoded by the coding sequence ATGAAGACAAACATTTCCTGTGGACACATTAACATGGACTTTACTCACACGTTCTTACCTACAGTGTATATTTCCGTGTTTATTGTTGGCCTTGTTGGTAACTGCTGGGGACTAAAATCCTTGTTTGCGAACTGGAAGAAATTCGGAAATATCAACATTTTTGTTCTGAACCTTGGAGTTGCAGATATTCTGTATTTGCTCACTCTTCCATTTCTGTTTGCGTACTACTCAGCAGGCAGTCACTGGGCCTTTGGACAAGTCTTCTGCAAGATGACAAGATTCTGCTTCAATTTGAACTTGTATGGCAGTATTGGTTTCCTCACATGTATTAGTGTATACAGGTACCTGAGCATTGTCCACCCACTGAGAGTGATGGGCAGGATAACAAGGGGCCACTCTGTAGTCATCACAGCTGTAGTTTGGGGTTTAGTCTGCATTGAGATTATTCCTGATATGTTCTTTGACAAAACATTACTCAACTCTTCTTCAGGGAAAGTCAAATGCGTTGACACCACCTTCAACTTCTCTACCAAGGCTTACCTGGACTACAGTATTGCGTGGACAGTATCTGGATTTTTCATCCCTCTGCTCATCATATTGGGTTGCTATGGACACGTGGCTGTGGTCCTCTTTAACAACCCCAACATTGACCAAGTGATGAAGCAGAGATGCCTAAAACTGGTGATCATTGTGACTTTACTCTTCTCAGTTTGCTACATACCGTATCACATATTCAGAAATCTAAACCTGAAGACTAGGATTTTGAAAAGCAATGGCACGTGTGAGGATTGGTTTGCTGGCATCTACATTGCTCACCAAGTCAGCCGATCACTCGTGTGTCTAAACAGTGCCATCAACCCATTGGTTTACATCCACAGCAATGAAAACCTGCTCGTACATATCACCAGGCTTTGGGAACGAGCTCGTCGGTCTGTGCCTCTGCTATTCAACCATCGCATCCAGACACAAACCCCACCGTTATGA
- the LOC118360037 gene encoding UDP-glucuronosyltransferase 2A2-like isoform X3 yields the protein MYSILVYLQCISVYVSILTPLSLSIAGRVLVYPVDGSHWLNMRILVEALHTQGHQVTILRSSTSWYVAEHSPHYTSITVPQAQPQNIESQEFMAHFLKRSLEIQRGKGSPWAFLQFCGNLFSMLRQNQEMVAELVVTMFENQTLMTDLKEAEYDLVLTDPVFPAGVLVAHYLQLPLVLNVRWHLSGEGHFAIAPSPLSYVPQIFSRNSDLMNFAQRLSNIFYHCLSYYMYRYVSNPPYQAVCDRYFAPEEVDVISLIQGADLWLMRVDFVFEFPRPTMPNVVYTGGFQCKPSKPLPAALEEFVQRSGEHGVVVMSLGTLLGGLGPEMTEVIASAFAQLPQKVVWRHLGERPLSLGNNTLLVKWLPQNDLLGHPKTKVFVTHGGTNGIYEAIYHGVPLLGIPLIFDQFDNMVRMKARGVAEVIEVTTLEVESLTQTLMGILDEEKPYRENMRRLSRLHHDRPIEPLDSAIFWLEFVMRHKGAAHLRTESYKMPWYVYHNVDVLALLLGSALLVLVLLVFSCMCLVRGLRKRRKSKLE from the exons ATGTACAGTATTTTAGTGTATTTACAGTGTATCTCAGTGTATGTCAGTATACTtaccccactgtctctctccata GCTGGAAGGGTCCTGGTCTACCCTGTCGACGGCAGCCACTGGCTCAACATGAGGATACTGGTGGAGGCGCTTCACACCCAGGGTCACCAG GTGACCATTCTGCGCTCCTCCACCAGCTGGTACGTGGCTGAACACTCCCCCCACTACACCTCCATCACTGTGCCCCAGGCTCAGCCCCAGAACATCGAGAGTCAGGAGTTCATGGCCCACTTCCTGAAGAGGTCGCTGGAGATCCAGCGGGGCAAGGGCTCACCCTGGGCCTTCCTGCAGTTCTGTGGGAACCTCTTCAG CATGCTGAGGCAGAACCAGGAGATGGTGGCCGAGCTGGTCGTCACCATGTTTGAGAACCAGACTCTGATGACAGATCTGAAAGAGGCTGAGTATGACCTGGTCCTGACTGACCCAGTGTTCCCTGCCGGGGTCCTGGTGGCCCACTACCTCCAGCTCCCCCTGGTTCTCAATGTGCGCTGGCACCTCAGCGGGGAGGGACACTTTGCCATCGCTCCCTCGCCACTATCCTACGTCCCTCAAATATTCTCCCGCAACTCTGACCTGATGAACTTTGCACAGAGGCTGAGTAACATATTCTACCACTGTCTCAGCTACTACATGTATCGTTACGTCTCCAACCCGCCTTACCAGGCCGTGTGCGACCGCTACTTTGCCCCTGAAGAGGTGGACGTCATATCCCTTATCCAGGGAGCTGATCTGTGGCTGATGAGGGTGGACTTCGTCTTTGAGTTCCCTAGACCCACCATGCCGAACGTGGTCTACACTGGTGGGTTCCAGTGCAAACCCTCCAAGCCTTTACCTGCAGCTTTAGAGGAGTTTGTCCAGAGATCTGGAGAACACGGGGTGGTGGTGATGTCACTGGGGACTCTGTTGGGTGGACTGGGTCCAGAGATGACAGAGGTCATAGCCTCAGCCTTCGCCCAGCTGCCCCAGAAGGTGGTGTGGAGACACCTGGGAGAGAGGCCTTTGTCTCTAGGCAACAACACCCTGCTAGTGAAATGGCTGCCTCAGAACGACCTCCTGGGTCACCCCAAAACCAAAGTGTTCGTCACACACGGGGGCACCAACGGGATCTATGAGGCCATCTATCACGGAGTCCCATTATTGGGTATCCCTCTCATCTTTGACCAGTTTGATAACATGGTGCGCATGAAGGCCAGAGGAGTGGCAGAGGTTATAGAGGTTACAACGTTAGAGGTGGAATCCTTAACACAGACTCTGATGGGCATTCTGGATGAAGAGAAGCCCTACAGAGAGAATATGAGAAGACTATCACGGTTGCACCACGACCGGCCTATAGAACCTTTGGACAGCGCCATCTTCTGGCTGGAGTTTGTTATGCGACACAAAGGGGCAGCTCACCTACGTACAGAGTCCTATAAGATGCCATGGTATGTCTATCATAATGTGGATGTTCTTGCACTGCTGCTGGGCTCTGCTCTGCTTGTTTTGGTGTTGCTTGTGTTTTCCTGTATGTGCTTGGTAAGAGGATTACGAAAGAGGAGAAAGTCCAAGTTGGAGTGA
- the LOC118360037 gene encoding UDP-glucuronosyltransferase 2A2-like isoform X2, whose protein sequence is MGSCVALVPVLLLLSSLQHTSEAGRVLVYPVDGSHWLNMRILVEALHTQGHQVTILRSSTSWYVAEHSPHYTSITVPQAQPQNIESQEFMAHFLKRSLEIQRGKGSPWAFLQFCGNLFSMLRQNQEMVAELVVTMFENQTLMTDLKEAEYDLVLTDPVFPAGVLVAHYLQLPLVLNVRWHLSGEGHFAIAPSPLSYVPQIFSRNSDLMNFAQRLSNIFYHCLSYYMYRYVSNPPYQAVCDRYFAPEEVDVISLIQGADLWLMRVDFVFEFPRPTMPNVVYTGGFQCKPSKPLPAALEEFVQRSGEHGVVVMSLGTLLGGLGPEMTEVIASAFAQLPQKVVWRHLGERPLSLGNNTLLVKWLPQNDLLGHPKTKVFVTHGGTNGIYEAIYHGVPLLGIPLIFDQFDNMVRMKARGVAEVIEVTTLEVESLTQTLMGILDEEKPYRENMRRLSRLHHDRPIEPLDSAIFWLEFVMRHKGAAHLRTESYKMPWYVYHNVDVLALLLGSALLVLVLLVFSCMCLVRGLRKRRKSKLE, encoded by the exons ATGGGGTCCTGTGTGGCCTTGGTGCCTGTCCTTCTGCTCCTGTCCTCCCTGCAGCACACCAGTGAGGCTGGAAGGGTCCTGGTCTACCCTGTCGACGGCAGCCACTGGCTCAACATGAGGATACTGGTGGAGGCGCTTCACACCCAGGGTCACCAG GTGACCATTCTGCGCTCCTCCACCAGCTGGTACGTGGCTGAACACTCCCCCCACTACACCTCCATCACTGTGCCCCAGGCTCAGCCCCAGAACATCGAGAGTCAGGAGTTCATGGCCCACTTCCTGAAGAGGTCGCTGGAGATCCAGCGGGGCAAGGGCTCACCCTGGGCCTTCCTGCAGTTCTGTGGGAACCTCTTCAG CATGCTGAGGCAGAACCAGGAGATGGTGGCCGAGCTGGTCGTCACCATGTTTGAGAACCAGACTCTGATGACAGATCTGAAAGAGGCTGAGTATGACCTGGTCCTGACTGACCCAGTGTTCCCTGCCGGGGTCCTGGTGGCCCACTACCTCCAGCTCCCCCTGGTTCTCAATGTGCGCTGGCACCTCAGCGGGGAGGGACACTTTGCCATCGCTCCCTCGCCACTATCCTACGTCCCTCAAATATTCTCCCGCAACTCTGACCTGATGAACTTTGCACAGAGGCTGAGTAACATATTCTACCACTGTCTCAGCTACTACATGTATCGTTACGTCTCCAACCCGCCTTACCAGGCCGTGTGCGACCGCTACTTTGCCCCTGAAGAGGTGGACGTCATATCCCTTATCCAGGGAGCTGATCTGTGGCTGATGAGGGTGGACTTCGTCTTTGAGTTCCCTAGACCCACCATGCCGAACGTGGTCTACACTGGTGGGTTCCAGTGCAAACCCTCCAAGCCTTTACCTGCAGCTTTAGAGGAGTTTGTCCAGAGATCTGGAGAACACGGGGTGGTGGTGATGTCACTGGGGACTCTGTTGGGTGGACTGGGTCCAGAGATGACAGAGGTCATAGCCTCAGCCTTCGCCCAGCTGCCCCAGAAGGTGGTGTGGAGACACCTGGGAGAGAGGCCTTTGTCTCTAGGCAACAACACCCTGCTAGTGAAATGGCTGCCTCAGAACGACCTCCTGGGTCACCCCAAAACCAAAGTGTTCGTCACACACGGGGGCACCAACGGGATCTATGAGGCCATCTATCACGGAGTCCCATTATTGGGTATCCCTCTCATCTTTGACCAGTTTGATAACATGGTGCGCATGAAGGCCAGAGGAGTGGCAGAGGTTATAGAGGTTACAACGTTAGAGGTGGAATCCTTAACACAGACTCTGATGGGCATTCTGGATGAAGAGAAGCCCTACAGAGAGAATATGAGAAGACTATCACGGTTGCACCACGACCGGCCTATAGAACCTTTGGACAGCGCCATCTTCTGGCTGGAGTTTGTTATGCGACACAAAGGGGCAGCTCACCTACGTACAGAGTCCTATAAGATGCCATGGTATGTCTATCATAATGTGGATGTTCTTGCACTGCTGCTGGGCTCTGCTCTGCTTGTTTTGGTGTTGCTTGTGTTTTCCTGTATGTGCTTGGTAAGAGGATTACGAAAGAGGAGAAAGTCCAAGTTGGAGTGA